The nucleotide window TGCTTGGTTCCAGAGCTGCGTCGCCTTCTTCGGATTGTAGCTCAACAGGTTACCCACGTCTTGTGAGAAGTCCTTACCAGTGGTTGGATCATTACCGTCACCATAAGGAATCAGACTCTTAGCCGCCGATGAGCCATCTTGTAGCACACTCTTCGTCACAGCCTTCCGGTTCACAACGTAGGAGAACGCTTGCCGAACCTTCGTGCTGTGCGTCACGGTCTTCTTGTCGTTAAATTCCAGGAACCGCATGGAGCTGTTCAACGTCGTCTTCAATTCTGGATTGTTGGCGTTTTGCTTGATGTATTGACCTGACAGTACCGTTTCTTGAACCTTGCCCGACTTGAATAAACTAGCCGAAGTCCCCGGGTCCTTCACAACCTGAACGCCCACCTTCTTGATTTTCACGTTCTTAGCGTTCCAGTAGTTATCATTCTTTACGTAAGTCCATGAGTCCGCACTTCCACTCCAACCGACTAACTTGTAGGCGCCTTCGGACATGGTCTTAGCTGCGGAAGTCCCATACTTGTTACCATATTTATTAAATAAATTTGTCTTGATTGGATAAACCGCCGTTGCCAAGATATCTGGCAACCAAGGCTGTGGTTTGGACAGCGTCAATTGTAACGTCTGCTTATCCAAAGCCTTAGCACCGATGGCCGAAGGCTTCTTTTTCCCATTTTGCACATCATCGTAGTTCTTCAAGAATTTCAGTTTGTTGGCCACTTGTGACTTGGACTTGGGGTTAACCTGCCAGTCAATGGCGGTAACGAAGTCCTGAGCCGTGACGGGATCCCCGTTAGCCCATTTAGCATTCTTTTTGATCTTAAACGTATAAACGGTACCATTCTTCGTGGGCTTAACCACTTTTTCAGCAACCCCGGCAACGACCTTCCCGTTGCCATTCAGCGTGTACAGCCCTTCTTCAGTTTGGGCAATCATGCTGGAACTGTTACTGTCACCCGAAATAGCTGGGTTAGCGGTGGCAGGATTTCCCACCATCGTCACGCTTAATTCTTTATTCGCATCACTCTTGGCTTGCGTGGACCCACAACCGGCCAACGCTGCAACTGCTAACAAACCAAATCCTAATCCCATTAATTTTTTCATTTTAATTACCCCTCGTCATCGTTTATCACTAAAAAAGTCGTTCGCCTTTGTCAGCCATCTCTGGCTAACAAGGGCGAACGACTCGCGGTACCACCTTGTTTTATCTCTCATAGAGTTCCTTAGAACTCTCCGTGTGGTAATGGACACGAACCAGTAACAGCTACTTCATTCACTATTACGACTTCCAGATGCGCTTCACTCGTATGGTTTGATCCGGCTTTCATCACCCCGGACTCGCTCAGCAAACCATCACGAGCTACTCTTCTGTTTGACGTCTTCTTGATTGATATTAAATTTATCATCATTCATTTTATCTGTCAATCCTTTTATAAACATTCATTTTTATGTATATTTTGGGGCTATTTGGGTAAAAAAATGGCCAACCCACGTCGCCGTAGGCTGGTCGAAATGAATAATCGTGAAAATTTCCTAAATAATCGCGACAAAATTTTTTATTTATGCGTCCAACGTTGATGATTTTGTGTGGTGGTCGTTGTTTGCCGACTCACGGTCTTCCCCGCCTGACTGGTCGTGGTCTGCGTCTTAACTGCGACGTGACCTTTGCCTTTGCCACCATTTGATAGCTGGACGGCCGTTTGACCAGATGTCGGTTGAACCACTGAGTCCGTCACGGTTGATTGGCTCTTTGGCGCCTGAATGAACAGAAAAGCGCCTAAAACCAGACCGATCAATAGACCGACGATTCCCCGAATACTTTTTTTCATGTGCTTTCCCCTGATTTCCCTATGTGCGTTTTAGTCCTCTAGCGACATTATACACCTAAGTTGTCCAAAACTTATCGATAAGTTTCCACACGCCGTTGGTTTCCCGTCACGACAACCCCAGTCAGGACCAAGACAATCAGGTTAGCCGCAGCTGCCACCACGAAGAGTACGGTGTAGGAAGCGTGGTCAATCACTAAGCCGCCGAAAAGGGGACCTAGGGCCTTCCCAACGGACGCCCAGGCGTTGGCCATCCCCTGATACTTTCCCTTGACTACGGTCGGCGTCAGGTCGTTAACGAGTGCTGGAATCGCAGGAAATGCCGTTGCTTCCCCCATCGTCAGGATCACCATGGCAATGACGAAGTGTAGGTAGTCCTTGGCAAAAATCAGCGTGATAAATGATAACGCCACGAAGAAAATCCCAGCATAGACCTGCACGTAGAGATTGCTAACATAGTTGGCTAACCAGTTCAGACCAGCCTGAAAAACCACAATCAGTGCGGCATTTAGCGTCCACAACAGACTGTATTCCTTCATGGGAATGCCCATCCCCGTCATATAAACGGACAGGTTCGACGCCCATTGCTCATACATCGTCCAAATGATGACCAGCGAGACGAAGAACGTCGCCATGATCCGCCGATTGGGCAGCGCAATGTGGACGGTCGTCTTGGCTCTGGTCACCACTTTGCGGTTCACCACGGCCGGAACCTTGTAGCACACGATAGCCACGATGAGAAAGCCCACGAACAGGCCAAAGGCGATGCCAAACAGCAGCGTGATGCTGGTCGTGTAGACGAACCCCACCATGGCAGTTCCGAGCACGATTCCCAAATTTTCCGCAAAGTACAACATGTTAAAGATGTACCGACCATCCCGACTATGAATGGTCGTGGCCAGCGAATTAACCATCGTTAACGTCCACCCTGAGGCGAATCCCAGGAAGACTAACGCGATTGGGTAGGCTGGCCAACCATGCGTGAAGACCAACGTACCGAACGTGACCAGGGACATGCACACCCCAGCGATGGTCAAATGGTAGGGATTGAGGCGGTCAAACAAGCGGCCACCCAATACGCTACCCACGACATTGGCGAGGGAATAAAACAGCAAGATAATACCCACCTCGGTCAACGACGTTCCCAGCCGATTATGTAAATAGATGGTGGTCAGCGGCCAAATAAAACTCATGCCGATACTACTGAACAATGCACCCAGTAGGAGCCACCGGATACGGATCTCTTGCATAAAACCCCTCCTTTTCTCAAAAGATGTTAAGCTTTATTCTAGCACTCGTGGGGCGAACGTGACCACCCCACATCTAGGAGGTCATCCCATGACAAAACTCATTCAATCCGTTCAACGCGCCGCAGCCATCTGTCGGTTACTGACCACGCAACCCGAAACGAGTCTCCACGAGCTTCAGGCAGCCCTTCAGCTCCCCAAAGCCACCACTTACGGCTTACTAGCTACTCTGGTTGCCGAACGCATCGTTTATAAGAATCCGCTGACCGCCGCCTATTCACTGGGACCGGCAGCCTTGGTTGGGGACCAACCGCTCACTGGCGACCAACTGGTCCGACTATTGCGCCCCAATCTACAACAACTGGCAAGTGACCGAAACCTTGCCGTTCACGTTGCAGTCCGCCAGGCCGACCGAGCGCACTACTTAGCCAAAATTGAGGCGCCCCACCCCCAACACGTATCCGCCCAGCCCGGACAAGATGATTCACTGGCTATCACCGCCACCGGCAAACTGCTGCTCAGTGCCAGCCCAGCTGACTTTCAAGCCAGCTATCTAGCGAGTCTGACCGCACCACTAGCACGGCAATTACAAGACGATCTCTCCACCATCAGTCGCCGAAACGTGGCTTACGACTACGGTGAACAGACGAGCCAAATTGCCTGCGTCGCTACCGGTCTGCGCGACCACCGGGGCCAGGTGATTGCCAGCGTCAGTCTCGTCCTACCAGCCACTGCCACTTCAATCGACCTGCGGACTGGCGAGCAGCAGCTACTTGCATTGACTGCAGCTTTGGCGCCCCGCATTTAAATTTAAAGAGGTGGACCAGCTCAATTCATCACTAAAAAAAGGCCAGGAATTTCGTCCCGAGCCCTTAAAGTAGCATTAAATTTATTGC belongs to Levilactobacillus yonginensis and includes:
- a CDS encoding peptide ABC transporter substrate-binding protein, yielding MKKLMGLGFGLLAVAALAGCGSTQAKSDANKELSVTMVGNPATANPAISGDSNSSSMIAQTEEGLYTLNGNGKVVAGVAEKVVKPTKNGTVYTFKIKKNAKWANGDPVTAQDFVTAIDWQVNPKSKSQVANKLKFLKNYDDVQNGKKKPSAIGAKALDKQTLQLTLSKPQPWLPDILATAVYPIKTNLFNKYGNKYGTSAAKTMSEGAYKLVGWSGSADSWTYVKNDNYWNAKNVKIKKVGVQVVKDPGTSASLFKSGKVQETVLSGQYIKQNANNPELKTTLNSSMRFLEFNDKKTVTHSTKVRQAFSYVVNRKAVTKSVLQDGSSAAKSLIPYGDGNDPTTGKDFSQDVGNLLSYNPKKATQLWNQAKKELGIKKANLELLTADTDEQKHVAQYLQQQAQKYMPGLTITIKSMPLAQQIAKGAAGNFDIDLDGWTTDWRDPSDFLQMADGTSSVNFTKWNNAHFSNMMKEIDNTAKYTTQQRWDMLKKADTYVTEQAGLVPLYQQAKAHLVSKSVGGLKYTMMSDAQYKYAYWK
- a CDS encoding MDR family MFS transporter produces the protein MQEIRIRWLLLGALFSSIGMSFIWPLTTIYLHNRLGTSLTEVGIILLFYSLANVVGSVLGGRLFDRLNPYHLTIAGVCMSLVTFGTLVFTHGWPAYPIALVFLGFASGWTLTMVNSLATTIHSRDGRYIFNMLYFAENLGIVLGTAMVGFVYTTSITLLFGIAFGLFVGFLIVAIVCYKVPAVVNRKVVTRAKTTVHIALPNRRIMATFFVSLVIIWTMYEQWASNLSVYMTGMGIPMKEYSLLWTLNAALIVVFQAGLNWLANYVSNLYVQVYAGIFFVALSFITLIFAKDYLHFVIAMVILTMGEATAFPAIPALVNDLTPTVVKGKYQGMANAWASVGKALGPLFGGLVIDHASYTVLFVVAAAANLIVLVLTGVVVTGNQRRVETYR
- a CDS encoding IclR family transcriptional regulator — protein: MTKLIQSVQRAAAICRLLTTQPETSLHELQAALQLPKATTYGLLATLVAERIVYKNPLTAAYSLGPAALVGDQPLTGDQLVRLLRPNLQQLASDRNLAVHVAVRQADRAHYLAKIEAPHPQHVSAQPGQDDSLAITATGKLLLSASPADFQASYLASLTAPLARQLQDDLSTISRRNVAYDYGEQTSQIACVATGLRDHRGQVIASVSLVLPATATSIDLRTGEQQLLALTAALAPRI